DNA from Chrysemys picta bellii isolate R12L10 chromosome 13, ASM1138683v2, whole genome shotgun sequence:
gattttacttgcatcgaatttttgtaatcgatattgcaaagtcgaacgtgtgtgtccacactaaggacagtaattcgactttgtgcgtccacactaacggtgaaagcgtcgacattcgaagcgatgcactgtggtcagctatcccacagttcccgcagtcccctctgcccattggaattctgggtgtagccggcaatgccttctgggtaacaaaatgtgtcgagggtgcttttgggtaactgtcgtcatccgtccatcactcccgccctccctccctgaaagcgccggcgggaaatcatttcgcgcacttttccagtcattgacagcgtggacaccacagcactgcgagcatggagcacgctgcgaccatcgctgcagttgtggccgctctcaacgcctcgcagcttatcatacaggtttccctgaggcagatgcagaaaagtcaggcgaggaggctacggcaccgcggtgatgtcctgaagtctgagagtagcacggacctgtcagaaagcaggggacccagcgccgaggacatcgcggtggcaatgggtcatgttgatgccgtggaatggcgattctgggcacgggaaacaagcactgagtggtgggaccggatagtgctgcaggtctgggatgaatcccagtggctgcgaaactttcgcatgcgtaagggaactttccttgaactttgtgagttgctgtcccctgccctgaagcgcagtgacacccggttgcgagctgcactgagtgtagagaagcgagtggccatagccctctggaagcttgcaacgccagacagctaccggtcagtcgtgaaccagtttggggtgggcaaatctaccgtgggggttgttgtgatgcaagtagccaaggcaatcgttgatgtactgctgccaaaggtagtgacctgggaaacgtggaggcgatcatagatggcttcgcagcgatgggattcccaaactgcggtggggccatagatggaactcacatccctatcctggcaccggaccaccagaccacccagtacattaaccgaaagggctacttttccatggtgctgcaagcactggtggaccacaggggacgttttaccaacatctacgtcggatggccgggcaaggttcatgacgctcgtgttttcaggaactctggtctgtttagacggctgcaacaaggtatttacttcccggaccacaaaataactgttggggatgtggagatgcctatagtcatcctcggggacccagcctacccgctaatgccctggctcatgaagccctatactggcgccctggacactgaaaaagaactcttcaactaccggctgagcaagtgcagaatggtggtggagtgtgcttttggccgtctcaaggggagatggagaagcttactgactcgctgtgatctcagcgaaaccaatatccccattgttatagcagcttgctgtgtgctccacaatctctgtgagagcaagggggagacctttatggcggggtgggaggttgaggaaaatagcctggctgctgattactcacagccagacagccgggtgattagaagagaccagcgggaagcgctgtgcatccgggaggctttgaaagcaaagttcctgagtgagcagggtaacctgtgactttaaagtttgtgtactgagaagctaaacttgcccccgtttctttatccagttaatgttgactatcctatccagttacatacccccttcaccccccttccaacacacgtttcgaaataaaaatagttcaactttgttaaagcacaccgttttctttaatactgttttcgcgggaatttttaaaaactgggacgcagactgtggtgcggaacgggtgtagtgtagtgacgcgaatgcagcttctaaactcaaggattgacaggctccgctgcggtgggatggttgtttcaacggagcctgtcacccctcctgatcgggactgtgtgtatggggggggtctatgtgactttgtggcagggggaggacggttacagatcccctgctgtgtggctctgtgatcctgcctaaggaccgccgcttaagatctgtaactgccctcccctgccacaaagtcacagagcaacccaccccccaccacataacatgaaaacaacctcccagactaaccagggtaactagtcactgcatcactgcactgtgtatgtgccctgctgctgtgcctgcccccgactatgtaccctgccaaaggtgactgtcctgtccaattaccaaccccctttcccatcctcctccaaaagaacatgattgaaacagtagtttacagaaacgtattttttattatcaactacacatggcattgggaggtgaaacttggacgggggcttgtgtcaggcgggaaggaaagaacttttcaaattttgggaaatgagagccttctgctactagagctctctgcaggggtggagtgagagttagcagggactctgccgcctctccttctttgcactttgggtgaggtgggtatgggacttggtggcaggggagggcggttagagatggactgcagcggggctctgtcctcctgcctccgttcctgcagaacatccacaaggcgccggagcgtgtccatttgctccctcagtagtccaagcagcgtttgagtcgcctgctggtcttcctgccgccacctctcctcccgatccatgttggcttggtgcattcgggtcaagttctcccgccactgggtctgctgtgctgcctgggcttgggaacaggccataagctcagagaacatgtcctcccgtgtcctcctcttcctacgcctaatccgcgctagcctctgggagtgtgattccaggctaggttgtgagacagtcgcagatggggctgtggaaatgggaaaaagggagtgaattcctcagaaagaaaaatgtagttgtgaacaaagaacatagtctttctctgtgaacaagaccatgcacagcacctatcacatgcgcactcagcacaaggtcgaattttcggccttcgcattcagtgcctggggtcttgcacagcacatttgagaagcggggcagcacaacagaatttctgttgcaggcagacatggtaagccgtacacttgtggcagtttaaaacttttagattaccactggcctcatttcacatttaaagctatgtcagttcctgcagccagcaatccggcaagcgggaactctgcccctgtcccacccccttgcggctgtccccgggaacgatccctttcggctgcccctctcctgcctccaccgcgtggctacaaaccagcggttacagttctgtcaaggaacgggaaagcagtcccaacactaacattcccttacctaattaaaagcaggtcaccatgggcgacatcaccctgatgaggatctctgagagcgacagacagagaatgctccgggaaagcctccaaagaccagggccgtatgccgccctgctatgcagagcaatgattcccgagtacgtgatagtctcgtggcgcggcaacgtgtcgtacttcggaggacccaataaggctgctctccccaggaacctcatgcaacggctctcaaattacctccaggagagcttcatcgagatatcccaggaggattactgctctatccccggacatatagaccgcattttactgtagctgcagtagcagggaataaacagtagagcggcttgtgcaggacaatcactgaaaaccggacattgctagattttttttcaaaacttgcactgcccatgactaaaccgttaagcccatagggcacactaatcatgaacaacccattcttttaattgttaatattcctgttttgttaaaaataaatgtttagatgtttacaacacttactggctgatccttcaccagattctgtgtccggggtaacggctggggacgcttcgtaggggatctctgtaagggtgatgaagagatcctggctgtcggggaaatcagcgttgtgagcgctgccgactgcctcgccctcctcatctccttcctcatcttccccgtcccctaacatgtcggaggaaccggccgtggacactatcccatcctcagagtccacggtcactggtggggtagtggtggcggccgcaccgaggatggaatgcagtgcctcgtagaaacgggatgtctggggatgggatccggagcgtccgtttgcctctttggtcttctggtagccttgtctcagctccttgattttcacgcggcactgcgttgcatcccggctgtatcctctctctgccatggctttagagatcttctcgtagatctttgcattccgtcttttggatcgcagctcggaaagcacggactcatcgccccacacagcgatgagatccaagacttcccgatcagtccatgctggggccctctttctattcacagactgcacggccatcactgctggagagctctgcatcgttgccagtgctgctgtgctcaccacgatgtccagacaggaaatgagattcaaactggccagacaggaaaaggaattccaattcaaattttcccggggcttttcctgtgtggctggtcagagcatccgagctcgcactgctgtccaaagcgtcaacagagtggtgcactgtgggatagctcccggagctattagcgtcgatttccatccacacctagcctaattcgacatggccatgtcgaatttggcgctactcccctcgtcggggaggagtacagaagtcgaattaaagagacctctttgtcgaactaaatagcatcgcagtgtggacgggtgcagggttaattcgatgtaacggcgctaacttcgacataaacgcctagtgtagaccaggcctaagactaatgcttcaccaattgcccttaagtggcaagttaagcagttaatgtctgctttcctgcccccctggcttgcagcatttctcatttctacttaaaggtacatacagcattctttaattcattctatttctttaatataattcatttcactttcacagtacCATTGGGTCGTCTGTAATCAGCAAGGACATAACGTATCTTCATGTGAACATTGCAAGACGAACAGAGCAACACAACACAAAAAGCCTCTGATAACAACATCTCTACCACACAGTCCCTGGCAGGGGTGGTCAGAAAAGGGGGATATGTGATGGAGAACTTAAAATGCATTATAATATTTTGCC
Protein-coding regions in this window:
- the LOC135975274 gene encoding uncharacterized protein LOC135975274, whose translation is MQSSPAVMAVQSVNRKRAPAWTDREVLDLIAVWGDESVLSELRSKRRNAKIYEKISKAMAERGYSRDATQCRVKIKELRQGYQKTKEANGRSGSHPQTSRFYEALHSILGAAATTTPPVTVDSEDGIVSTAGSSDMLGDGEDEEGDEEGEAVGSAHNADFPDSQDLFITLTEIPYEASPAVTPDTESGEGSATPSATVSQPSLESHSQRLARIRRRKRRTREDMFSELMACSQAQAAQQTQWRENLTRMHQANMDREERWRQEDQQATQTLLGLLREQMDTLRRLVDVLQERRQEDRAPLQSISNRPPLPPSPIPTSPKVQRRRGGRVPANSHSTPAESSSSRRLSFPKI